A stretch of the Nicotiana tabacum cultivar K326 chromosome 6, ASM71507v2, whole genome shotgun sequence genome encodes the following:
- the LOC107822831 gene encoding uncharacterized protein LOC107822831: MASKSWSCTSCSPPEIPMLKGHLSNHAYKSCNVCPLARQTRFPFPTSVSKNVSPSELVHMDIWGPYRQCTYNGFKFFITIVDDYSIMTWVFLMKHKSDTIVLIKNFFALIKNQFSTSVKTVRCDNGLEFFNSHFLNLINSFGVIHQSSCVGTPQQNGLAERKYRHLLEMSRALRFQAHALLNFSGYISTPSDQVTPSDQVISPPSINESLPSSLIPHPSSTLISPPSSLPSPSVPHIDPSIPLRKSTRTSKPPLWLTNYVQYSSTTPYPLSNSLSYSSISSSYHTYIATYSIISKPTSFYQVVQDPNWIQAMKLKIVALTDNHTWGVVDLSACKTLIGCKWSKLDYSLFTKGQDANLVIILVYVDDLLITGNDTKLIEEAKNILNSNFKMKDLGELRYLLGIEFARSSKGTSQELKDRNPYQRLLERLLYLAITRPDISFAIQTLSQYMHSPTEMHYEAALRVSTVSRSSDEAEYRSMATTVAELVLLQGLLQELGIKVELTMELFCDSKAALKIASNPIAKVATKGMVNDREINASNTQANVIQDAAGKNGRNKKRNATNKSH, from the exons ATGGCATCAAAGTCTTGGTCATGTACCAGCTGTagtcctccagaaatcccaatgTTGAAGGGTCATCTATCCAATCATGCATATAAATCTTGTAATGTTTGTCCTTTAGCAAGGCAAACTAGATTTCCTTTTCCTACTAGTGTGTCAAAAAATGTATCTCCTTCTGAACTTGTACACATGGATATATGGGGTCCATATAGACAATGTACCTATAATGGTTTCAAATTTTTCATTACCATTGTTGATGACTATTCTATAATGACTTGGGTATTTTTGATGAAACATAAAAGTGATACTATTGTTTTGATCAAGAATTTCTTTGCCTTGATTAAAAATCAATTCTCTACCTCTGTTAAAACTGTTAGATGTGATAATGGCCTTGAATTCTTTAATTCCCACTTTCTTAATCTCATTAACTCATTTGGGGTAATTCATCAAAGTTCTTGTGTTGgtactccacaacaaaatgggttGGCTGAAAGGAAGTATAGGCACTTGCTTGAAATGTCAAGAGCTCTTAGATTTCAAGCTCATGCTCTATTAAATTTCTCGG GATATATCTCTACTCCTAGTGATCAGGTTACTCCTAGTGATCAGGTCATCTCCCCACCCTCAATCAATGAATCCCTACCTTCTTCTCTTATTCCTCATCCCTCATCTACCTTGATTTCTCCTCCATCTTCCTTACCATCTCCTTCTGTACCTCACATTGATCCTTCTATTCCTCTGAGAAAATCCACTAGGACATCAAAACCTCCTCTGTGGTTAACAAACTATGTTCAATATTCTTCCACAACTCCATACCCTTTATCAAACTCCTTATCCTACTCCTCTATCTCTTCTTCTTATCATACTTATATAGCAACCTATTCTATTATTTCTAAACCTACTTCCTTTTACCAAGTTGTCCAAGATCCTAACTGGATTCAGGCTATGAAATTAAAAATTGTTGCTCTTACTGATAATCATACCTGGGGTGTAGTTGATCTATCTGCATGTAAAACACttattgggtgcaaatgg AGCAAACTGGACTATTCCTTGTTCACAAAAGGCCAAGATGCTAATCTTGTGATCATTCTAGTATATGTGGATGACTTGTTAATCACTGGCAATGACACCAAACTGATAGAAGAAGCTAAGAACATTCTGAACAGCAACTTtaaaatgaaagacttagggGAATTGAGATATTTGTTAGGGATTGAATTTGCAAGATCATCTAAAG GTACAAGTCAAGAATTAAAAGATAGAAACCCATATCAAAGGTTGTTGGAAAGATTGCTATATCTGGCTATCACTAGGCCAGATATTTCTTTTGCAATCCAAACATTGAGTCAATACATGCATTCTCCAACAGAGATGCATTATGAAGCAGCTTTAAGGGTG AGTACAGTCTCAAGGAGCTCAGATGAAGCTGAGTACAGGAGTATGGCAACTACAGTGGCAGAACTTGTTTTGTTACAAGGACTGTTGCAGGAATTAGGCATAAAGGTTGAGCTGACCATGGAGCTATTTTGTGACAGCAAGGCAGCATTGAAGATAGCTTCAAATCCTAT agcaaaggttGCAACTAAGGGAATGGTGAACGACAGAGAAATTAACGCTTCCAACACCCAAGCCAATGTCATCCAGGATGCTGCTGGCAAGAACGGACGTAATAAAAAGAGGAATGCTACCAACAAGAGCCATTAG